The Aedes aegypti strain LVP_AGWG chromosome 1, AaegL5.0 Primary Assembly, whole genome shotgun sequence sequence acgtcattcgtacgtctcgtaaaatggcttatacacggtaaaaaatcagcacgttcgattgaatggattgatcacttgactcaattcaaaacaccaatcaccatgaattgaagagttctaactttggatttgctctatTATCTCTGACACTAGACtttgaagtgaaaagtcgttgaaTTTGAACACcatgtcttttgtatgaaagcaatcattgacagctcgttgtagaaagtgaTTGAGTTTAATGCAACCCCTTTCAACATATGCTAGTTGGTGTCGAGGTTAGATACAAGACTCGCACTTCGAAGATCTAAtttcaaatctgggtcaggcggaaacgattattttatttttttattttaaatcaaaacatgcaacgttgaattcaagtgctgttaccttgatATTGTCAAATTTTATCAGTAGTGCgaatccaagtgcagaactagTGATAGCATCGTGCTTATTTTTTATCGTGTTGTGAGCGCAGTTCCGAGCAAGGTATCTTGATGAGAGGCACGCCAATCTAAGCAGTCACTTGATGCGGGGTGAAGCAATCTGCGGGGCGAGTGGAACTGATAGCTGGTGAGCTGGCTAGTTGGCGGATTTATATACTCTGTTTTTCAATCTACCGTTTCTATGGAACCCCATAGAAACGGTAGATTGAAAAACAGAGTAAACAAATCCCGCTATCAGTTCCACTTGCCCCGCAGATTGCTACACCCCGCATCAAGTGAACTGTTTACTGCTAGTAACAGCCAGCGGttgagtgaaaattttctcgtgGGTCCATGAGCCTTCTTGTCGTGGTTGCTTCTTCAATAGGTTCTGCATACTGCATACATCGTTCTTAATCCTTTCTAAGGTGatcaaaaaaagttacgtttcaGTGTTCGGGTCATATAGACCTGGATTTGTCGCGCAGCCGTTTTTTAACCATATATAAATGTTTTTGTACTCAAAATTATCATCTAGGCTTATATTTTGTGAATCTAGCTGAAAATCTTGGTTTGGTTCGAATTGGCCGCTCAGAACCGGTGCCAAAAGGACTATggcttgaccatttttgcaagagCATTTATTAGAGCAAAATGCATGTGTTGTGAATTGTGAAACATAGTATTGCTGTTTGTCTTTGAGGTGCAAATAATGAATAAACGTCctccacggactctaaccactcggctaaggaaggccccaagtgATACCAAGTGTTGGGGCCAATTCCGGAGGCCACTGAACGCTTCACACGGCATCCAAAGTAGTggtcaatttttgtttttggtagAACCTAGCCATGCGGTACattaaaatttgcagaatttataACAAATCGATCCAAGTTGTTGCTATCTGAGCATATTCATATTTTCCACATGGGTTACCATGGCAGATTTCCAGGGGGTCATGGGAAAGTGACCATTCATTTATTGATAGAACAATATCATGCTACCTATCaaacttttcatttttttttttttttttttttttttttttttttttttttttttttttttttatctttatttgagtgtattttaacacacgagggctagttctacacttcaaacttttcagaatttcatttAGAATTTATTAGAGATGCCTACATTTTATTGATAGAACAATATCATGCTACCTATCaaacttttcagaatttcatttAGAATTTATTAGAGATGCCTAcaaaaaatttataaataaaatttctaagGCAACATTGGCCACCTATTGGTTTCGTAACAGGTTCCCGGATTCCCAGAAAAGTGATGAATTATTTCATTTGATGCAATCAtatcatgcgacatatcaaacgtTCCAGAATTTCATACAGAATTCATTAAATATTCACTTAAAAAATGAATCTGGCAGATAGCATTACCTCCCCTTTAAATATCTTGGTTCTGAGTAGCGCATGAGTTGAATCCAAGGCTGCCACatgtacagatttatctgtattacacagatttttttttattctgacacaggtttaatttgtatgaaacacagattttctttaaacaatttttgtatggactcAGATTTTTGTTGTAAGGGACACAGATTTTCTAACTTCGtggatacagattttctatcaaatcatctGGCAGCTCTGGTTGAATCGCCCAGGGTGCGATTTGGTTTGAGACTCGCCAGCACATTTCTGTATACTTGAGACATATGTAACTCTACATGCAAGTTGATGACGGGTGCTATATCTGTAGGCGATAGTTGGGAAGAAGAATAGTAAAAAGAACAGTCAAAAGTAAAGCACACATTAAAAGGCGCCACGACGTTCACGTACCAAATcgtattattataattttaaatttctttcgATTTATAATTGAAAACTTTACAGTAACCCAAAATGTATAAGCAAGAACAAccgaaaaaacatattttaaattctTCTATTTACTCTTGAAACTCACAGCTTACAACTAAGGGCAAGATGCGAGCGCTGTTGACGAAAAACTTCCTCAAGGTGTGGCGAAACGTCGGTATAATGCTGTTCATCTTTGCGCTACCAGTGATGCAAGTTATTTTATTCTGTCTGGCAATTGGACGAGATCCGACAAACCTTCGAATGGCTATCGTTAACCAGGAAATGAACACCACCAATGGAGATTGTATTTTCGATGCCGGTTGCAGCTTTACCAACCTTTCTTGCCGATACATGAGTCATCTCAACACGACGATAGTTAAAAACTATTACCCGGATCTGGACTCAGCTCTAGGGGCGGTACGGGATGGTCATGCTTGGGGCGCACTCTACTTCACGGATAACTTCACCGATGCATTAGTAGCAAGAATTGCGTTGGGTAAGCAGATACGATTACGAAAGAATCATGAATATTCGAGTCCGTATGCAACTTTTACTTATTTCAGGTCGTGACGCTGACGATGAGACACTGGATCAATCGGAAATCCGAGTTTGGCTTGATATGTCCAACCAACAGATTGGAATCATGTTGAATCGAGATTTGCAAGTTGCCTACCGGGAGTTTGCACAGGAATTATTGCGCGTCTGTGACAACAATCCAAAACTAGGAGATGTCCCAATTCAGTTCAAGGACCCCATTTACGGGACCAATGATCCGTCCTTCACAGATTTCGTGGCACCGGGTGTTATCTTGACGTAAGTAGATTCTGGTTGCGATCATAAATGAATGATTCCTTGATGTTCTGTTTTAGGATTGTATTCTTCTTGGCCGTGGCCTTAACATCATCTGCGCTGATTATTGAGAGGACTGAAGGATTGTTGGATCGCTCGTGGGTAGCAGGAGTCACACCATTCGAAGTCTTGTTCTCGCATGTCGTAACACAGTTTATTGTCATGTGCGGGCAAACAGCTCTTGTATTGATATTTATGATTGCTGTCTTTGGAGTTACAAACAACGGAGAAATCGTGTGGATCGTTATGCTCACTATTCTACAAGGCCTGTGTGGTATGTGCTTCGGATTCGTGATTTCTGCCATCTGCGAACTGGAGAGAAACGCCATTCAGTTGGCGTTAGGATCTTTCTATCCCACGTTGCTGCTGTCTGGAGTCATTTGGCCAATCGAAGGCATGCCATTGGTGCTACGATATGTATCTCTGTGTCTGCCATTAACACTAGCAACATCATCGCTGCGATCTATCCTGACCCGTGGCTGGAGCATATTGGACGAAGATGTATATCTAGGATTCGCGTCCACAATTGCTTGGATTGTGATCTTCTTGGTGATAACACTGGTCGTACTTAAGTTTAAACGAGGCTAGGGTTTATTTGTTAAGGCTGTATGCTTAAAGATCAATAATTTGTATGAGAGCGCATGCACACATGTACACATATACCAAATTTATGTACATTAATTCTAATGTAATGCATCGATTAGCGATACATTACATTCATTCTGCATGTCGTACCGGGCCGAACTTAACATCACTTTTGGAATCTAGTCCACTTGTCATGCAGATATTTGATGAGGAAGAGCTTTTGTGAATAAAATCAAGTCATCGGCTCGGATTGTATATAAAACCACAATTGACTGTTCATTATTTCCACaagtaaaaaatatttacatcttTGATACCAATagtaaggaacaaaatagctaACGGTGTTTCTGGTTGAAACTGTGAATATATAAGTGTCTTTGAATTATTTGAACCATACTTCACAATATGGAGTGTGTGGTGTGTTTAATCTTCAGTGCATaagtgaaaattcaaaaatccttcgtactttgaaaaatcatttgttaTATTTAAGGAGAgggtattttattttattgaaacacCCTTATACCggaatagaacatttttttatgcaTGGTAAACCAGAAATACTACCGTAGTATTATTTATCATACTTCATCGAATGCTCTTCAAAATAGACAGTATGTTACCGGAAATGTCTTTTAACTTTATTATACGATACCATCAATTCTCTCTGTATATACAAGATAACCTTTACATAATGATTGAATTCTTTCATCTTAGTTATTATAAGATAACATTGAATTTGCTCAACttttgttttagttttaactGTTACAAAACTGAATATTTCACACAATTTTATCGACAGAAACTTGCGTATAGCAAATAAATGCAGCTGGGTTACCATGATGATTCCAAAGTAACATTATTCGCCAAATTACCCTGATAAAGGTTTTcgatttgttttaatttcagTTAACCATATTTCGGCAAAACTTGCCATTGCTCAATATGTCATCAAACA is a genomic window containing:
- the LOC5566203 gene encoding ABC transporter G family member 23 isoform X4 → MLITGSETSVATIDDGGTMWARQQHAVSVRHAFKQYGTKKKPNQVLSNLNMTVAKGTIYGLLGASGCGKTTLLSCIVGRKRLNSGEIWVLGGKPGTKGSGVPGKRVGYMPQEIALYGEFSIRETMMYFGWIFGMQTSEIKERLQFLLNFLDLPSESRLVKNLSGGQQRRVSFAVALMHDPELLILDEPTVGVDPLLRQSIWNHLVHITKAGQKTVIITTHYIEEARQAHTIGLMRSGRLLAEESPACLLSMYRCSSLEDVFLKLSRKQGQQNAAPAELNISNNISLSALAFGKAKDNPVYVSQESGVVGLNFHQSKEVLITDSNGSAYGINGINGAAPGAISQAVECDDCGECSDCFNLTTKGKMRALLTKNFLKVWRNVGIMLFIFALPVMQVILFCLAIGRDPTNLRMAIVNQEMNTTNGDCIFDAGCSFTNLSCRYMSHLNTTIVKNYYPDLDSALGAVRDGHAWGALYFTDNFTDALVARIALGRDADDETLDQSEIRVWLDMSNQQIGIMLNRDLQVAYREFAQELLRVCDNNPKLGDVPIQFKDPIYGTNDPSFTDFVAPGVILTIVFFLAVALTSSALIIERTEGLLDRSWVAGVTPFEVLFSHVVTQFIVMCGQTALVLIFMIAVFGVTNNGEIVWIVMLTILQGLCGMCFGFVISAICELERNAIQLALGSFYPTLLLSGVIWPIEGMPLVLRYVSLCLPLTLATSSLRSILTRGWSILDEDVYLGFASTIAWIVIFLVITLVVLKFKRG